The following proteins come from a genomic window of Solwaraspora sp. WMMA2065:
- a CDS encoding methylated-DNA--[protein]-cysteine S-methyltransferase: MMTTSSTLDASTIATAVGPLTLIADPDGALRAAGFTADPDDLLAVVHPDLRGPVRHRADLGDVTRAVRSYLAGELTAIDQLPVSQRGGPFQRTAWSALREVKPGGPVSYTAFALRSGRPAAVRAAAGACARNAVALVVPCHRVLRGDGTLGGYRWGLPIKKWLLDHESQVTFAGQ, encoded by the coding sequence ATGATGACAACGTCTTCGACATTGGACGCGAGTACGATCGCCACGGCGGTCGGGCCGCTGACACTGATCGCCGACCCGGACGGGGCACTGCGGGCCGCCGGCTTCACCGCCGACCCGGACGACCTGCTCGCCGTGGTCCACCCCGACCTGCGCGGACCGGTCCGCCACCGGGCCGACCTCGGCGACGTCACCCGCGCCGTACGGTCCTACCTGGCCGGTGAGCTCACTGCGATCGACCAGCTCCCGGTCAGTCAGCGCGGCGGTCCGTTCCAGCGCACCGCCTGGTCGGCGCTGCGTGAGGTGAAGCCCGGCGGGCCGGTCAGCTATACGGCGTTCGCCCTGCGCTCCGGCCGCCCGGCAGCGGTCCGGGCGGCAGCCGGCGCCTGCGCCCGCAACGCGGTCGCGCTGGTGGTCCCCTGCCACCGGGTGCTGCGCGGCGACGGCACGCTGGGCGGCTACCGATGGGGTCTGCCGATCAAGAAGTGGCTGCTCGACCATGAATCGCAGGTGACCTTCGCAGGGCAGTGA